The following are from one region of the Gossypium hirsutum isolate 1008001.06 chromosome D03, Gossypium_hirsutum_v2.1, whole genome shotgun sequence genome:
- the LOC107949934 gene encoding uncharacterized protein, translated as MFVSNSGANPSDPIVLDLDDPVEIVRLKIDDNNAQDKYRILEERINAVEGAEVFSALSAKELSLIVWLAQLFDGIISSVEREFDHGKIWHQHSVSNIERWRDISAQVEPPLTKTEIMVLFINTLKAPFYDKLVGSAIKDFTDIVISRELIENAVKSGRMESPESSKRLVPAKKKEAEVHMVGTDSQCTLNLYHAQSRPHYHPPSNFYFPPQSLYYQAPPSYPVYAINNQRPFTMFPPNTMPTQSQPKTEQKSVRPNSERPQLTPIPVSYGELYPKLFEKQLISPHYMAPLKPSYPKWYDPNASCVYHAGNQGHFIENYLAFKMRVQGLIDAGILRFDDVSNVTRNPLPNHTSGKVNAVASEDGWRAKCYVAEVRTPLRKVWEMMVENGLLYPSSRILKEESTKDQGFCDFNGVEGHDIQSCKEFRKLLQDMMDNKEVKVFDRVKGAEEGEICASDNQSMAFPYSVDRPLVIYYEAKKEEVSREVKSSLILEVPAPFSYKGNKAVLWKNDVNIVVLEGEKSKFMNEDVSGVGHFTYSERCYSPKTVEPKKKVAGSSQKGKAPMYEVEDDVEIPPEQEVKKAVNEEWVNNLNADNFISFSDDEIPPNGRGSVKALPITTNCKGYIVLNVIIDNGSALNVLPLATLSRMPVDMSYLRSCHSIVRAFDGT; from the exons ATGTTTGTATCGAACTCTGGGGCTAATCCCTCGGATCCAATTGTTCTAGACCTAGATGATCCAGTAGAAATAGTAAGGCTAAAAATTGATGACAATAACGCTCAGGATAAGTATAGGATCCTGGAAGAGAGGATCAATGCGGTAGAAGGTGCCGAAGTTTTCTCTGCTTTGAGTgccaaagaactcagtttg ATAGTTTGGTTGGCTCAGCTCTTCGATGGTATAATTAGCTCAGTAGAGAGAGAATTCGATCATGGAAAGATTTGGCATCAGCATTCTGTGAGCAATATAG AAAGATGGAGGGATATCTCTGCTCAGGTGGAGCCCCCGTTAACTAAGACAGAGATAATGGTTCTCTTCATCAATACTCTGAAAGCGCCGTTTTACGATAAGTTGGTAGGAAGCGCCATAAAGGACTTtacggatattgtaatatccagGGAACTTATTGAAAACGCCGTCAAGAGTGGGAGAATGGAAAGCCCCGAGAGTTCGAAGAGGTTAGTACCAGCAAAGAAAAAGGAGGCAGAGGTCCATATGGTTGGAACTGATAGTCAATGTACCCTCAATCTGTATCACGCCCAATCACGACCTCATTATCACCCACCTTCAAACTTCTACTTTCCTCCTCAAAGtctttactatcaagcacctcCGTCTTACCCCGTGTATGCCATAAACAACCAAAGACCATTCACCATGTTCCCACCAAATACCATGCCTACACAAAGCCAACCCAAAACTGAACAAAAATCAGTGAGACCTAATTCTGAAAGACCTCAGCTCACACCAATTCCTGTATCATATGGGGAATTATACCCGAAGCTGTTTGAAAAACAATTAATATCTCCACATTATATGGCACCCCTGAAACCCTCGTACCCAAAGTGGTATGATCCTAACGCGAGCTGCGTATATCACGCTGGGAATCAGGGACACTTTATAGAAAACTACCTTGCTTTTAAAATGAGGGTTCAAGGTCTTATTGATGCCGGCATTCTGCGGTTCGATGATGTTAGCAATGTGACTAGAAATCCTCTTCCTAACCATACTAGTGGGAAGGTAAATGCAGTGGCAAGTGAAGACGGTTGGCGAGCCAAATGTTATGTTGCCGAAGTAAGGACACCTTTGCGGAAGGTATGGGAGATGATGGTTGAAAATGGCTTGCTCTACCCGTCTAGTAGAATTCTCAAAGAAGAAAGTACAAAAGACCAAGGTTTCTGTGATTTCAATGGCGTCGAAGGGCATGACATTCAATCTTGCAAGGAATTTAGAAAATTACTTCAGgacatgatggataacaaggaggtCAAAGTCTTTGATAGGGTGAAAGGGGCCGAGGAAGGAGAAATATGTGCCTCTGATAATCAATCGATGGCTTTCCCTTATAGCGTCGATAGACCTTTGGTGATTTATTATGAGGCAAAGAAGGAAGAAGTTAGTCGAGAAGTTAAATCAAGTTTGATACTCGAAGTACCTGCTCCTTTTTCTTACAAGGGCAACAAGGCAGTGTTGTGGAAGAACGATGTCAATATCGTTGTGCTTGAAGGTGAAAAGTCCAAATTTATGAATGAAGATGTCAGCGGAGTAGGACATTTTACTTACAGCGAAAGGTGTTATTCTCCCAAGACGGTTGAGCCAAAGAAGAAGGTTGCTGGTTCAAGCCAAAAAGGAAAAGCACCAATGTATGAGGTTGAGGACGATGTTGAAATACCACCTGAGCAAGAAGTTAAAAAGGCTGTGAATGAGGA gtgggtaaataaTCTGAATGCAgataatttcatctcttttagtgatgacgaaataccgccaaatggtagggGCTCCGTAAAAGCATTGCCCATCACAACCAATTGCAAGGGCTACATTGTACTAAATGTGATCATTGACAATGGATCTGCACTCAATGTTCtgcctttggccacgctttctAGGATGCCGGTTGATATGTCCTATCTGAGGTCTTGTCATtctatagtaagggcatttgatgggacATGA